Proteins from a single region of Sulfitobacter guttiformis:
- a CDS encoding MaoC family dehydratase yields the protein MSARDTALAASEKLIGTEVGVSNWILVDQAMIDQFAKTTHDEQWIHVDPERAAAETPFGGTIAHGFLTLSLASRFAYDCFNMLPGQVMGINYGMNKLRFLKPVLAGSRLRGRFTLQKVTSKGPVNLLRENLLTIEIEGEKTPALIAEWLGMAVFKD from the coding sequence ATGTCAGCACGCGATACAGCCCTTGCCGCATCAGAAAAACTCATCGGGACCGAAGTGGGTGTTTCAAACTGGATACTGGTCGATCAGGCAATGATTGACCAATTCGCCAAAACCACCCACGACGAGCAGTGGATACATGTAGATCCCGAGCGCGCCGCCGCCGAAACCCCGTTCGGTGGAACCATCGCCCACGGCTTCCTGACACTCTCGCTTGCCAGCCGGTTCGCCTACGACTGTTTTAACATGCTCCCTGGTCAGGTGATGGGGATCAACTATGGCATGAATAAATTACGGTTTCTGAAACCTGTACTGGCGGGCAGCCGTTTGCGCGGGCGTTTTACCTTGCAAAAGGTGACATCCAAAGGCCCCGTAAACCTGCTGCGCGAAAACCTGCTGACCATCGAGATAGAGGGCGAGAAAAC
- a CDS encoding NADPH:quinone oxidoreductase family protein, producing the protein MKAMLSHEPGGPETLKLTEMEAPAPGKKQVRIRIRAAGLNFPDTLIIRDMYQMKPPRPFAPGGEIAGEIEAVGEAVTTFKVGDRVLGMSGFGGFATHIVMDAERVMKIPDAMPFDEASCLVLTYGTSHHALKNRAEIKAGESLLILGAAGGVGAAAIELGKAAGARVIAAVSSEDKAQFCRDLGADETIIYTRDMDDRDAQKAFSTKIKELAGGDGVDVVYDAVGGAYAEPAVRALAWKGRYLVVGFPAGIPKIPLNLTLLKGSQIVGVFWGAHTLREPDLHAENMGDLFRMYAAGEIKPRISARFPLENAADALTLMMDRKVQGKVVLDVD; encoded by the coding sequence ATGAAAGCGATGTTGAGCCATGAGCCGGGCGGACCGGAGACGCTGAAGCTGACGGAAATGGAGGCCCCTGCACCAGGCAAAAAGCAAGTGCGGATTCGCATCCGTGCTGCCGGCCTGAACTTCCCCGACACGCTTATTATCAGGGATATGTACCAGATGAAGCCACCGCGCCCCTTTGCGCCAGGTGGTGAAATCGCAGGCGAAATCGAAGCCGTGGGCGAGGCCGTGACCACATTCAAAGTAGGCGACCGCGTGCTGGGCATGTCGGGTTTCGGCGGCTTTGCGACCCACATTGTGATGGACGCAGAACGGGTCATGAAAATCCCAGACGCGATGCCATTTGACGAAGCGTCATGTTTGGTGCTCACCTATGGCACCTCGCATCACGCATTGAAAAACCGCGCTGAAATCAAAGCTGGCGAATCGCTGCTGATCCTCGGCGCTGCAGGCGGTGTCGGGGCCGCCGCAATCGAGCTGGGCAAGGCTGCGGGCGCACGCGTGATCGCCGCTGTATCCTCTGAAGACAAAGCGCAGTTCTGCCGCGATCTGGGGGCAGACGAGACGATAATCTATACCCGCGACATGGATGACCGCGACGCGCAAAAAGCGTTCTCCACAAAGATAAAAGAGCTGGCAGGCGGTGACGGCGTCGATGTTGTCTACGATGCTGTGGGCGGCGCCTATGCCGAGCCTGCGGTGCGGGCACTCGCGTGGAAAGGCCGCTACCTCGTCGTAGGCTTTCCCGCCGGCATTCCGAAAATTCCGCTCAACCTGACGTTACTTAAAGGCAGTCAGATCGTTGGGGTATTCTGGGGCGCGCACACCCTGCGCGAGCCGGATCTGCACGCTGAAAACATGGGCGATCTGTTTCGCATGTATGCCGCCGGCGAGATCAAGCCGCGGATTTCCGCCCGCTTCCCACTTGAGAACGCCGCCGATGCCCTCACCCTGATGATGGACCGCAAGGTGCAGGGTAAAGTCGTGTTGGATGTTGATTAG
- a CDS encoding NADP-dependent oxidoreductase: MTNRQIVVAELPKGELTPANFKMTEIPMPEPAEGEVLLRVILMSIDAANRSWMQGATYRAAVKAGDAMPTYAICEVTASNSSRLKAGDVVAAEATWSDYVTMPAHKVEKLPKVPTLSNLMSVFGIAGKTAYHGLMSVGQPQPGETVLVSAAAGSVGGYVGQIAKSLGCRVVGIAGGQEKCDWVMEQFGFDACIDYRADGLFKALRAACPEGVDVYFDNVGGVILETALNLMNERGRVVCCGAISQYQSTAPVGPRNLPGAIVVKRLRMEGFIVMDWAHNDATAIRAMRGMMERGQLKVTEDIVEGLENAPAALIGLLGGDNKGKRMVRVSADPS; this comes from the coding sequence ATGACAAACCGCCAGATCGTCGTCGCCGAATTGCCAAAAGGTGAGCTGACGCCCGCCAATTTTAAAATGACGGAGATCCCGATGCCGGAGCCTGCCGAGGGCGAAGTGCTGCTGCGCGTAATCCTGATGTCTATCGACGCCGCCAATCGCAGCTGGATGCAGGGTGCCACCTACCGTGCCGCTGTCAAGGCTGGCGATGCGATGCCGACGTATGCGATCTGTGAAGTGACTGCATCCAACTCTTCCCGCCTCAAAGCCGGTGATGTTGTCGCGGCAGAGGCAACATGGTCCGATTACGTCACGATGCCCGCGCATAAAGTAGAAAAACTACCCAAGGTGCCGACCCTGTCGAACCTGATGAGCGTCTTCGGCATCGCCGGCAAAACCGCATATCACGGCCTTATGTCTGTTGGTCAGCCACAGCCGGGAGAGACTGTTCTGGTTTCTGCGGCTGCCGGTTCTGTCGGCGGCTATGTCGGGCAAATCGCCAAATCTTTGGGGTGCCGTGTTGTCGGAATCGCGGGTGGTCAGGAAAAATGCGACTGGGTCATGGAGCAATTCGGCTTTGACGCTTGCATCGATTACCGTGCCGACGGGCTGTTCAAAGCTTTGCGCGCAGCCTGCCCTGAAGGTGTTGATGTTTATTTCGACAATGTGGGTGGTGTGATCCTTGAAACTGCGCTCAACCTGATGAACGAACGCGGTCGCGTTGTCTGCTGTGGCGCGATCAGCCAGTATCAGAGCACCGCCCCCGTCGGCCCGCGCAACCTGCCCGGTGCGATTGTCGTAAAACGCCTGCGCATGGAAGGGTTCATCGTCATGGACTGGGCGCATAATGACGCCACAGCGATCCGCGCCATGCGTGGCATGATGGAGCGCGGCCAACTCAAAGTTACCGAAGACATCGTTGAGGGGCTGGAGAATGCGCCCGCTGCCCTCATCGGTTTGCTTGGTGGCGACAATAAGGGCAAGCGCATGGTGCGCGTGTCCGCTGATCCATCCTGA
- a CDS encoding histidine phosphatase family protein, which translates to MSNEARQHRFTPPQGACDLLLIRHGETQAAKRGEMFPMVGGQGDPALRPEGRTQAIAVGERLKHEPIDAIYVTTMQRTHQTAAPLAAALGITPQVEADLREVFLGDWDGGEFRFRAAENDPAYLRARENECWGELPGAETFAELQTRVMRGLRRIAAAHPDRLVAVVVHGGVVGAALAAVTGSRNFGFNGADNGSISRIVINGEQMILRGFNDVAHL; encoded by the coding sequence ATGAGTAACGAAGCGCGGCAACACAGGTTCACACCTCCGCAGGGGGCCTGCGACCTCCTGTTGATCCGTCACGGCGAAACCCAAGCGGCCAAGCGTGGCGAGATGTTTCCGATGGTTGGTGGTCAGGGCGATCCCGCTCTGCGGCCAGAAGGCCGGACGCAGGCGATTGCGGTGGGCGAGCGGTTGAAGCACGAGCCGATTGACGCGATTTACGTCACTACGATGCAGCGTACCCACCAGACCGCAGCTCCGCTGGCGGCGGCGCTGGGAATTACGCCGCAGGTCGAAGCAGATTTGCGGGAGGTCTTTTTGGGTGACTGGGACGGCGGAGAATTCCGGTTTCGCGCCGCCGAAAATGATCCTGCCTACCTGCGGGCGCGGGAGAATGAATGTTGGGGAGAATTGCCGGGCGCCGAGACGTTTGCCGAGCTTCAAACCCGTGTGATGCGCGGCCTCAGACGGATCGCTGCGGCGCACCCTGATCGACTGGTTGCGGTTGTGGTCCACGGTGGTGTTGTGGGGGCCGCACTTGCTGCGGTAACGGGGTCGCGTAACTTTGGCTTTAACGGGGCCGATAATGGCTCGATCAGCCGCATTGTAATCAACGGCGAGCAGATGATCCTGCGCGGATTTAACGACGTGGCGCACCTGTAA